Within Vigna unguiculata cultivar IT97K-499-35 chromosome 2, ASM411807v1, whole genome shotgun sequence, the genomic segment acgtGTGATTTCCAAATTATctgttggaaaaaaaaatcacaagaaaagttttattttttaacacgtctctttaaaaacaaaacgaaTCGACATGGGGAACAAAGAGTATCCACACTTCCTCCTGTATACCACATATATCACACTCTCAATGACTATATTTTTGTCTCAAACTAAGAAAATGTCTCTTAAGAAACAActacaaattttagttttattcttatattttattgcattgaaaaaggaaaagtaaAAGAACGAAAATGAAATCATTTAGATGCAGTAATAtgagtaaaatttattattaatacattttttaatcaatattttttataagttttgtgcaaatcttgttaaattttgtatttagtCGTTATTACCTTTGAGTTCGATGTGCATTCTTTGTTATTTAGTTCTTGTATTTACTTAAGAGGGTTAGTAAATGGTACGATATATCAGTACACAAATTCATTACAAAAGATGTGGCACATAAtaacaaattgaaaattaaaaaagagtgatgtgaaatgaagatttttctTATGTGATTTCAATCCAACTGGATCCTGGAACTTTCTTTACATCCTTCATCTCCATCAGTTCTCTCAGAATCAACACGCCATCCCAATTGCTATATTCAGCAAACATGTTAGACAACAACAAATAGGTTGATGGGTCTTTTCGGTCTCGTCGTAGGGCACGTTCTGCTGCAAGTTTCCCAGTTGGCACATCCCCGTGAAGCTGACAAGCACTGAGCAATGTCTGCCAAACTATCGCACTCGGCTGAACTGGCATTCTTAGGATTAACTCCTTAGCTTCTTTAATAAGACCAGCCTTGCCAAGAATATTCACCATACAGGCGTAGTGATCTTCTCCAGGAAAGATTCCATAGTCTGGAGTCATGGAGGAAAAGTACTTCCACCCATCATCAACAAACCCACCTTGACTACATGCATAAAGAACACACACGAAGGTGATGTGATTTGGCAGTACACTTGTCTCCCTCATTTCCTCAAAAATTTGAATAGCTTCTCTGGATTGGCCATTCTGTGCACACGCCATTATCATTGTTGTCCATGAGATGACAGAACGGGAGTTCATTGATCGAAAAACATCCCATGCACTATCCATGCATCCACATTTTGCATACATATCGAGAGTAGCATTATCAACACAGACATCGATGTCTATGTCACCTTCAAGTTTGATCCTCAAGCCATGAATCTGTTTCCCTTCCTCTAGTGAAGCCAAACTCGCACAAGCATTCAGGGCAGTTGTCAGGGTAAATTTGTTTGGCTTTACACCCATTCTCTTCATGTCAGCAACGAGTGCAAGTGCTTTTCTCGGTTCCCCGGAATGTAAACATCCAGCGGCAATCTGGGACCAAGAGCACACATCTTTGTTAGGAGTCTCATGAAAAGCTCTGAAAGCCTCGACCAacttatgattttttatatacatatcaGCCAGTGAGTTGCCCACACAAAGGTCATCCCCATAACCACTTTTGACAAGGTGTGCATGAACTTGCGTTCCCATTTGAAGATAAGACAGAGCAGCCAACCCAGTGAGGGCGGTGGCAAATGTAAAGTTATCAGGTCTAATACCCTCACGATTCATAGAACACCAAAATTCCGGAATCTGGCCACAAGAAAACTGCAAGTAACCCCCTATCATGGTATTCCAAGACACGGTATCCTTGTCTGGGCTTGTCTTAAAAACCATAATGGCTTCCGACAACTTACCATGTCTGATTAGGGATGCCAAAAAGGCATTGAGTAAGAAGATATTAGACATAAATCCTGACCGCACAACTAACGAATAAATCTGGTGAGGCAGAGTCCCATAATTCTCAGCTTCAGTTAAAGAGCACGCGTGTAGAGCACTAACAAATGTGAATTCATTCGGTTTCGTAACTCCCTCCTGGTGCATACGGCTAAACAAAGAAAGAGCCTCCCGAGCGCAGCCATTTTGGACGCAACCCGACATGACAGCGGACCAAGACACCACATTCCTGCTGGGCATTTCGTCAAACATTTTAAGGCCCGAAGAAAGGTCTCCGATTTTGACGTACATGTTAAGCAAATGGTTTTGAAGAAAACGGGTTGAAGGAATAGACCCTGTGATTGATTTTGCGTGAATTGCTCTTCCACGGAGCAAGTCTGAGTCCTGCGCATATCTTCGCAACAGATTAGAGTATACCTCCCCTGTGGTCGCCGTTGATACAAAACATGCCTGCAACTGCAAATGGAACCCTTTTTTTGCTTTCAAGGAATCGGAGGACCGAATCATGTATTTCGTTTGATTTCAGGTAATGCGAAGGTAGATTCTTTCACCACCTCTTCAGTTTTTTTTATTCCCAAATGTCAGTTTTTCCTACCCTTCCTTTCAAATCTTTCAAACCAACATTTACCCTTCTTTTCAAATCTTTCAAACCAACATTACatctttaaaaaagaaattgaaccaCAACCTCTTCTCCTTTCCCACCTTCTCTTTCAAGTTTTACCAGTACCACCTCTACATTTTCAACAGGCATACGCCCCCTTATGGACTTACAGTAAGAAAAAAACGCAAACTATTTGGAGAGACTAATCAATAATTTAAccccaaaaataaattattcatattttgtaGACTTCGGCTGTAAAATCTTAAATCAACTCATTGTGCTTACCAAATTTTTCGGGTAACTTCCATTATAAAAAAtcgtttaaaaataaaaaaatttaagttaaaaggAAACATAATTAACAAACTGATATATTGCTTTACAATGCAAAAATTTAGAAACCCGAAAAATGTTCCCACtatttatgacaaaaaaaaaaaacagaatccaaacaaataatattgatccATGGATCACTTATATTTAAAGTCTTTTAACAAGTAATACAGATATCATGCCTACCTATTATGAATAAGGTGCAAAAGTGTtcgatttttaataaatttaaatatattagtaGTCATGCGTAATTAATCGGtatagttaattaattattatgataGTAAATGTACTAGTAGTTGAAGTCTACATAGATAACCTATTAGTCGTTTATAGTTGTTTTGGTATTCTTTGAATATAATTGTGAGGAAATGTGAATCTATAGattatattattcattgtaTTGAAACAACAACAAGCGGttaataagtttttaataaGAGAGTTGTTGCCTATAAAAGTAGTATCAAGAGCCAGTTAGTTTGAGTGtctgaatgaaaaaaaatagagttcgaatgactattttagtgtttgaaagaaaaaaaaatgatagaaataaaaatataagacacaataatataatatattcatgTAAAAGTTTAAAGGATTATGTACCCAGAATGAATGAAGGATCCATGGAAGCACATAGTATGAGATGTTATTGTTCTCTCTTTCTTATAGGTATTCTAAAACGTATagcaagatttttttttttaagttgttacTCAAAAAGCTGACTAATGTGGTATCAATTTTATAACCTACCAGTAGACACGAGAGACCTCCATCTCATACAGTTTACTAAATAATCCAACTCACCACGGATAGTTcatcaaaaactcaaaattatatattacctataaaaataataaccatgtgcaatataattaatattaacaaattatttaatttattgattaatgttaatccataataataacaaaatagggaatattaattttatataataaaattatataaaatacaaccaAAAAGAGTTAGATGGTCAGTCTTAGTGTTGAAAGAAACACATGTGAATGACATGACAACTTTGTACATAAGTTTTGGACAAGTCCGACTTTGAGAAGATTACAAATGTCAAATCTTCAAAAGAAGTGTGTAAGATATATTGGAGAAGGCATATAATGGGGATTACCGAGTGAAACAAATGTGGCTTCAAACACTCAGGAGAGAGCTAAGGTGCATGAAGATGAAGGAGATAGAAGAAGTAGTTGAGTAAATAACTCAGGTTGAAACTGTGGCAAACAAACTTACTAGAAATTGAGAGACGTTACCCATTacacttataatatttttaattatatattatatttaaaatattttattaaaatactattttaattatatatcattatatttttaaaataaatcttctgaattaaataactaataaatcattttatttattatcataatatttttaaaataaaataaatcttttaaattatatctaataaatcattttatcttttacttaaaatatttaatcttatatttttctaattgatataatttataGAATCTCACACattaatgttgtgtttggattggGGTGTGGATTTGGGGGAGTAGATTTACGTTAATTGTTAATTTAGGTTGATTCGTAAGAAAAGTTGGGATTGTTTGGATTAAGGAAAAATGGTATGACTTGAGTAGATATGAgtgaaaagtttataaaaatttgtgtatgatatgattgataaaatttaataaattataatttttaataaagtaaattatatGATTACCATTTTACCCTTCAATGTAAATAGaagaaatgatattaaaataaaattaaaaatgttatttaaaattataaaaatatgatttattgatattatcattaataacttaaaataaattattattattctcgatgataatttaaaataatttataatataaactatttaatttatatctccacatttatttaaatttattttattttatataattaattaatttgcaaaacatattaatttgaataataatattattattattatatataatactaattattataatatttatgataataataataattattattaatatttaaaaaaataataattaaatatatatatatatatatgtataattaatataatatatatatatatatatatatataaaagaaagtaagaaatataagtaaattaaattCTTAAACACAGGGacaataaagtaattttaacgTGATGAGTTGTCTTTCTTTGCCTTTCTCTTATTTTGGAGAGTGCTAAAATATGTAACTCATGTGCAAATCCGTCCTCTCAAATCAGTGCAAATCAGTGAAAGCAAACACGTCTGCAACTCACGTTTCATCTGCACGAAGAATACTCATGCAAATTCAAACATaacataagataaaattatgaaggTGCACAAAGAATAAACTCATCAACTCTTGGTTTGCTAGGAACATATTTCTCAACCTTTACATCCTACAGCTCCAGACTTCCTTCGCACACcgattcaaattttgaaaatggtCATTTTACTATATgtaatgctttgtttggattgAAGTGTAGATTTGGGATAATGATTTTGCATTGATTTGAGTTGATTTGTAAGTGAAGATGAAATTGTTtggattaagaaaaatatatcgTGATAATATATTATGACTTAAGTGGATGTGAGTGGAAAGTTTCTGAAAATTTGTGtataatatgattgataataattatttaatttttttaatagatgaaattgtatgattataattttatctttcacaataaatgtaatgtaaatttaatttttgataagagaaataatgttaaaataaattgaaattgttattttaaattagaaaattttattttatttctaattatattatttttttattattattatattattattacaatttattaaagaaagttGTTATTagttgtaatattattattattattattattattattattattattattattattattattattattattattattattattattattcataccGGCACAGTTACATGTTTTTATGCACAGTGAAAACAAATAAGTAAAAGTTAACTGTGATAGGTTAAATGACATTGAAAATCACATAAATTTAAGA encodes:
- the LOC114174654 gene encoding pentatricopeptide repeat-containing protein At4g33170-like, with amino-acid sequence MIRSSDSLKAKKGFHLQLQACFVSTATTGEVYSNLLRRYAQDSDLLRGRAIHAKSITGSIPSTRFLQNHLLNMYVKIGDLSSGLKMFDEMPSRNVVSWSAVMSGCVQNGCAREALSLFSRMHQEGVTKPNEFTFVSALHACSLTEAENYGTLPHQIYSLVVRSGFMSNIFLLNAFLASLIRHGKLSEAIMVFKTSPDKDTVSWNTMIGGYLQFSCGQIPEFWCSMNREGIRPDNFTFATALTGLAALSYLQMGTQVHAHLVKSGYGDDLCVGNSLADMYIKNHKLVEAFRAFHETPNKDVCSWSQIAAGCLHSGEPRKALALVADMKRMGVKPNKFTLTTALNACASLASLEEGKQIHGLRIKLEGDIDIDVCVDNATLDMYAKCGCMDSAWDVFRSMNSRSVISWTTMIMACAQNGQSREAIQIFEEMRETSVLPNHITFVCVLYACSQGGFVDDGWKYFSSMTPDYGIFPGEDHYACMVNILGKAGLIKEAKELILRMPVQPSAIVWQTLLSACQLHGDVPTGKLAAERALRRDRKDPSTYLLLSNMFAEYSNWDGVLILRELMEMKDVKKVPGSSWIEIT